One window of the Shewanella maritima genome contains the following:
- a CDS encoding DUF4339 domain-containing protein, whose translation MKQWYFSNNGEVSGPLGLADSNEFIKANPQSYAWHPSYAHWIPVCDVEEFDIAVSPPPPPIDVPQELIEKMLAKEQELNSALNRIEGTLQVIHGSLNDLDRDTNKCKTTTQNLNEQVKNTLRSVNEQYAALQKNLAGVSDN comes from the coding sequence ATGAAACAGTGGTATTTCTCAAATAACGGTGAGGTAAGTGGACCGCTTGGATTAGCTGATTCAAATGAATTTATTAAAGCCAATCCTCAAAGTTATGCATGGCACCCATCTTACGCTCATTGGATCCCAGTTTGCGACGTCGAAGAATTCGATATCGCTGTATCTCCACCGCCTCCGCCAATCGATGTGCCACAAGAGCTGATTGAAAAAATGTTGGCAAAAGAGCAAGAACTAAACTCTGCGTTGAATCGTATTGAAGGCACACTTCAGGTTATTCACGGTTCTCTGAACGATCTAGACCGTGATACCAACAAGTGTAAAACCACAACGCAAAACTTGAACGAGCAAGTGAAGAATACCCTCCGCAGTGTAAATGAGCAGTATGCGGCATTACAGAAAAACCTTGCTGGCGTTTCAGATAATTAG